In Brassica napus cultivar Da-Ae chromosome C2, Da-Ae, whole genome shotgun sequence, the sequence TTGTTAAGAgtaatattaatatatgatgaCTGATAACAAAAGTCCCTTAATATTATATCTTTTCTTGACGGACACTGGAACATATTCAattaattcttattcttttaattttctttcGTAAACGTCAACTTGAAACGTGAAAAATGGTCTGCACCATCTGCCACGAAACCACCTCTAAAATATACAgtcaaaaaaacaaatatgcaGTTGAATAAACAAAGAATGCATACGtaaactctatatatatgtaacaaacGTCTATGTATTGGTGCACTAAAAACTATATAGTctaaggatatatatatatattcttggAGCTTTGTAATGTCTTACGAGAAGGAGCTAGGCGCTGCAAAGAAAGCTGTTTCTCTAGCTGCTCGTCTCAGCCAAGTAAGAAGTGcaaccatctttttttttgtcatctgttgTTATATTGATTCGAAACGGATAAGCCAAAATGCAAGTTACAAAGGCTGTCGTGCAACCATCTATACTCCTATATGTTGGACATAATATTCTCTTTTTGaatcataaactaataaaatgaatatttttcaaaaaaaaaaaaactaataaaatgaaTACTATCTTACATAGGGAGTTCAGAAGACTCTCTTGCAATCCGAAGTATGGACAAAATCCGACAAAACTCCTGTCACTGCAGCTGATTATGGTTTGTACCTCAACGTTTGCTTACCATCGAGTTCACTTACCTTCTAACACTAATGGATTATTTCTTCAGGATCACAAGCTGTTGTTAGTCTTGTGTTAGAGAGGGAGCTCAAACCTGCAACCCTGTCATTAGTAGCAGAAGAGGTGGTAATAACTCTAAAAGCTTATTGACGAAAAGGTCTTGTTTATCGAGTTTTCACATGAATGTTTTTACAGGATACTAGAGATCTACGGAAGAAAGGAAGTGAGGAGTTTCTAGAAGATATAACAAAGCTTGTGAGAGATACTCTAGCTTCTGATGAATCATACGCAGGCTCTTCTATAACCACAGAGGATGTGTTGAATGCCATAGACTGTGGTAAATCACAAGGAGGAAGCAGTGGTTGTCACTGGGTTCTTGATCCTATAGATGGAACCAGAGGGTAACAAATTAGCTTTCCTAGCACTTAGATAACAACATAGTACTAAACTTCTCTGCTTGTTTTAGATTTGTAAGAGGAGAGCAATACGCTGTGGGATTAGCGTTGCTTGTGGAAGGCAAAGTGGTGGTCGGCGTTATGGCTTGTCCTAATCTTCCTTTGTCTTCTGCGGTTGTTGAGAAAGACGACAAGTCTTGCCAGGATAATGTTGGATGTCTTTTCTTTGCTGCAACTGGTTCAGGAGCTTATGTGCAACCGCTCAATGGCAATTCTCCACCACAGGAGGTATCTATCTTTTATCTTATCCAAAGCTAAACTGTTGATATGTGGGGTAAGAGAGTGAAAGAACTGTGTTGACAGGTGAGAGTGAGTAGCAATGAGAATCTTGAAGAAGCAAAGTTCTTAGAATCATACCATATGCCAATTCCCCTCCATAGTTCCATTGCTAAGGTAAGATATTGCTTAGTGTATTACAGTGTGCTCTCATGTTGCCATAACCCGGCTCAATAATTTCATGGACCTTAGGACAAAAAGATTTGAacctttaaattttatatttatttagaattggtaataaatatttttttataaaatttatattgaaaaatgtttatataaaatatttttggactcttttttaatttgttgcataaaaatacatatctcttttctttaaaaaaattcggataattaactattaaaaatcgGAGGATCCGGAACGATCTTACTGCTTGTCCCCATCTAAGCTGGAACTGGCATAACCAAGTGGGATTCTTACGATTTTACGCAGAAACTTGGGATCACAGCGTTACCTGTAAGGATCGATAGCCAAGCAAAGTATGCAGCTGTGTCAAGAGGAGATGCAGAGATGTACTTGCGCTTCACTCTTGTTGGATACCGTGAGTGGATATGGGACCATGCAGCTGGTTCAATCATCACAACaggtttataattatatatacagtACGTAAACACTCTTTAAACACTGACAACTGTTGGCTCTAAATGCACGTCCATTGCAGAAGCTGGAGGCGTCGTTTGCGATGCTGAAGGGATACCTCTGGACTTCTCAAAGGGAAAGCGTCTTGATCACAACAGAGGGATCATAGTTACCACCAAGAAACTCAAGCCATTGATTCTGAAAGCTGTTAGAGAATCCATGGAAGAAGAGAATATTCGTGTCTGAGACTGAGACACAACTGAGAAGCTActgtatttgtatttgtattttgtctGAACTGGTAACTTGTGTGTGTATTGCCTAGTTCTTTGTATTGTCTACGTGTTAGATGTGTAATATATGTGTGCTTGGAGGTCAAGATTCTACTTTGTTTCTTTGAGAAAGCGATTGATGATCACTTTTGTCTTCTTGCGAATATTACTAGAAGGTGATGATGACTTCGACATATATTGTATTACTAAACCTCACTTTATGCCATTACGTGAAAGACGGTCTGCACCAAACCCGACTCACACGTAAACTTTTATTTCGATGTTTCTTGTACAACCCAGTTGTAACCATTACATAAATAGtgtttcaattcaaaaaaaaaaggtgtttcaaaaaaaaaaaaaccattacataaatataaactgtGTAATCATATGAATCAATCATCTGTAAATGTATATCAGTCGAAATGTCAGtaaaagacaaacaaactcAACTGTAGCCTTTTGTTTTTCTCCGAGAAAGAATGTAAAAGAACAAAACCAAAACCTTTTCTATAACAAAGAATCAAACAGAGCCAATCCACTGAACTACCTATAAATGgtgtttgagtatttttttaaatctgagCAATGAAAAGTTCATTCCAAGTATCTGGGACCCCAGGTAAGCACCAATGCAAACAATCATTAATCACTGGAGCCGTGGATGTCACGTTACTCTTCACTTTTTTAGGTTTTCTAGGTTTGAGTTTAGACCCTGAGATATGAGCTTCATCTCTCAGCTCAGAAAGCGCAGTTATGTCAAGAATCTTGATCCTCGTCCCATTCACAGCACTCTCCACCGTTGCATCAACCGACCCATCATCACCATTGATTTCACTTCCTCTAGACAGAGGGACAGTATTGTTACAGTTCCCACCTGTGTTCCAATCTCCGTTCCTAAAATGCCTCGGAGATATCGTCCTAAAGAAAGCTCTCAACCGCGGATGCAACGGAAGCTGCGCGTCTAGCCACTTCGCAACGCTGCGTATTGTAAAAACCTTAGCGTGACTTATATCTTTAAGAAACTCGCCTTCTACCTTTGTGCCGTTCACGTGCATCACCCAGTGATTGCCTTCGATCTTGCCCCTGTTCCAGTGGTGGCCCGTGTTAAGAACCAACACATCGAAACGGTGAAGGTACTTCCTCATAAACGCTGGTGGACGGTCCAGATGCATTGCGGTGAGACGAGGTGAGTCAGTGTTCTTCATGGGGACCAAATCTGATAAACTAGCTGACCAATAATACAAGATGGTTGTGTTTGTGGTGGGGAAACGATACGCCCAACCATCAGGACGGAGAGCTCCTTTGGGTTTGACTAAACCGTACTCCCATCCCACGTTTTGAACCTCTGGGCTGTCTTCACCACCAGTGGCCATACACATCAGAGACTGAAACTGTTGCCGTCCCAATGAGTCTCCTATAAACGCTATCGTCTTATTCTGCATTCTAAAAGAAACAAAGTTGCAGTAAGCAATATGAGAGACGTTTAAGAACTTGCTTCACTACAACCAGGGGCCGGTCTGAGATTTTGAGAGCTAACTCaagtaaaaatttatataattttttaaaaacaaatttggaggcttatatatatatatacgcgCACTGACTAcaacatattctttttttttaaattatatacatgGATATGATGGCTCCCACGGAAGTGGGTCCACACTAGCCACGTTATTAGCCCACGTGTCGGTCCCATATCCTTGGCAATGccaaaattttaattcttcAGTGACCGGAACTCGATTCTAGGTGGCCGGGACTCAAACCGAGGTGGCTTCACCGTATTGGGCTTCGCCACAAGCCCCGGTTGACTACAACATATTCATACAGTAACCCAATCTATGTACATCACATTAAGTAAGAAGGCCAAGTGAATCACTAATGGTTCAATAAAATTGGGTACATACCTTGTCAAGAAGGTGAACCTGTCAAACTGTGGCATGTTGCAACCTTGCGGTTGCCACCGGTAACCTTCAAATGAGAAGTCAGGTCTGCCCATTACTCTACAGGCCCACATGGATGATAGCCACTGCTTACATTCAGAACCAGAGTACAACGGTCGCTTCTTGTCTTTAACCCATTTTCCTTTTGCATAGTTACAAACTGAACAAGAAACCAAAACGTATCACAAAACCAGACTACAAGATtgcacaaaacaaaacaaaaactgaatACTAAAAGATGGGAAAAGTAATGAAAGTacctgaaaaagaagaagaaggaggaggaggaggaggaggaggaggaggaggagaagctgAGAACTGAAGTTGTACATCAAAGAGAGAAGAACGAAGTGGGTTTTCCTCAGAAACCAGGAGTGTTAGCATCAAAAAGATGAGGATAACCAAGGCAAGTGATACACTTCCTCCTCTGAGTATGCAACTTTTCCCACCAAACATTTTAGATTAAGTGCCAGGAGGTATAACATCAAACTCTTTAGCAACAAAGAAAAGCTCCTATGCTCTGCTGTCAAAGTTCAAGAATCAAGATCACAGAGTGTTATAATACATTAGTCAggcattcattaaaaaaaaaacataacaactTATTAAAAAAAGCTTAGTCAGGCATTGAATCAAAGAACATAGAAAACAAGAAAAGTTATTCCGCAAATCGAGCTGGTGAGGATAGAATCGTTACCTGAGAACAAGAATAAAtggattgatgatgatgatgatgatcggAGCAGTGTGAAACCTCTGTTGGATctggagagagggagagagcgATTTATAATATCGAATTTGGATCCTTTCACATGTTCGTGGTCAATAAACAATTATCCATTGCAGCGAGCACAGTGACTCAACGTTTTGATgcgttttgtttgatttttcggCGCAATAAAGTAATTGCTtcgttaaaagttaaaacacagTTAGCTACCGTTTAATTCTCTTAATGACGTAattaaagtctttttttttacaaatttaattaattttcgaCCGACATTGGTTCATGGTTCACTTTCCTAAAATGCGGTAcgtactaaaatataattattttgtttataagcAAAACATATACTTATTCTCTCTCTtttagtagtagtagtagttgacaagtct encodes:
- the LOC125581587 gene encoding SAL2 phosphatase-like isoform X2, translating into MSYEKELGAAKKAVSLAARLSQGVQKTLLQSEVWTKSDKTPVTAADYGSQAVVSLVLERELKPATLSLVAEEDTRDLRKKGSEEFLEDITKLVRDTLASDESYAGSSITTEDVLNAIDCGKSQGGSSGCHWVLDPIDGTRGFVRGEQYAVGLALLVEGKVVVGVMACPNLPLSSAVVEKDDKSCQDNVGCLFFAATGSGAYVQPLNGNSPPQEVRVSSNENLEEAKFLESYHMPIPLHSSIAKKLGITALPVRIDSQAKYAAVSRGDAEMYLRFTLVGYREWIWDHAAGSIITTEAGGVVCDAEGIPLDFSKGKRLDHNRGIIVTTKKLKPLILKAVRESMEEENIRV
- the LOC125581587 gene encoding SAL2 phosphatase-like isoform X1, producing the protein MSYEKELGAAKKAVSLAARLSQGVQKTLLQSEVWTKSDKTPVTAADYGSQAVVSLVLERELKPATLSLVAEEVDTRDLRKKGSEEFLEDITKLVRDTLASDESYAGSSITTEDVLNAIDCGKSQGGSSGCHWVLDPIDGTRGFVRGEQYAVGLALLVEGKVVVGVMACPNLPLSSAVVEKDDKSCQDNVGCLFFAATGSGAYVQPLNGNSPPQEVRVSSNENLEEAKFLESYHMPIPLHSSIAKKLGITALPVRIDSQAKYAAVSRGDAEMYLRFTLVGYREWIWDHAAGSIITTEAGGVVCDAEGIPLDFSKGKRLDHNRGIIVTTKKLKPLILKAVRESMEEENIRV
- the LOC125575570 gene encoding protein trichome birefringence-like 14 — its product is MFGGKSCILRGGSVSLALVILIFLMLTLLVSEENPLRSSLFDVQLQFSASPPPPPPPPPPPSSSFSVCNYAKGKWVKDKKRPLYSGSECKQWLSSMWACRVMGRPDFSFEGYRWQPQGCNMPQFDRFTFLTRMQNKTIAFIGDSLGRQQFQSLMCMATGGEDSPEVQNVGWEYGLVKPKGALRPDGWAYRFPTTNTTILYYWSASLSDLVPMKNTDSPRLTAMHLDRPPAFMRKYLHRFDVLVLNTGHHWNRGKIEGNHWVMHVNGTKVEGEFLKDISHAKVFTIRSVAKWLDAQLPLHPRLRAFFRTISPRHFRNGDWNTGGNCNNTVPLSRGSEINGDDGSVDATVESAVNGTRIKILDITALSELRDEAHISGSKLKPRKPKKVKSNVTSTAPVINDCLHWCLPGVPDTWNELFIAQI